TGGGCCGCCATAATCTTGCCTTCTAAGCCCCGTTCACCAAAGCCGCCAGGTACCAAAATACCATCCAGAGTGTCGAGTAATTCTCTTTCTTTTTTATCGGTTTTGAGAGTCTCGGCTTTGAGCCACAAAATTTCTATATTAACTTCGTTGGCCCAGGCTGCTGCCCTCAAAGCTTCAAAAACCGACATATAGGTATCTTGATTGTCTATATACTTAGCAATCACGCCTATTCGGACCGATTTCTTGTAATCGGTCAAAGCATGACGTACAACTTGCCGCCACTCGGCGAGTTCTGCCTTGCGTGCTCTAAGCCCCAAACTCTCTACGATAACGTCGCCAATTCCGGCGTCTTCTAAAGACAATGGGACCTCGTAGATAGTTTTGGCGTTGGGCATTAGGGCGATAGAGTCTTGGTCTACGCCGCTGAATAAACTAAGTTTTGATAGTACGGATTTAGGCGGTTTGGCTTCAGACCGGGCCACCAGCACATCCGGCACAATTCCAAGGCCCCGCAGTTCGCGAACAGCATTCTGAGCCGGTTTGGTCTTGAATTCACCACTGGTGCCTAGGAACGGGATGTAAACGACGTGCACAAACAGGCAATTCTCCGGGCCAACTCTTTGCGACATTTCCCTGATGGCCTCTATGAAACCTATTGATTCATAGTCTCCAACGGTTCCACCAATTTCCACGATGTGCACGTCAAAACCTTTGCCTGTTTTGGCGATGGTGTCCTGAATGTGGTTAGTAACATGCGGTATCATCTGCACGGTCTTACCAAGATATTTGCCGGCGCGCTCGCCAGCTATAACCTCGCTAAAAATCCTGCCGCTCATCAGCGAACTGGATTGTGTCAGCTCTGTGTCTAGGAAACGTTCGTAATGTCCGAGGTCAAGGTCGGTCTCTGCCCCATCGCGGGTCACAAAGCATTCGCCATGCTCTGCCGGATTAAGCGTACCGGCATCAAAATTAAGATACGGATCGCACTTCTGGATGTTCACAGATAGCCCGCGGGCTTTTAGGATGGTGCCAATGGAGGCGGCGGTGATACCCTTGCCGACGCCCGAAAGAACGCCGCCAGTCACAAACACATACTTTGTCTGGCCAGATCTCGCCGCCACGCATATCCTCCTGAATTTAAGCCCAGTGTATCTTAAAAACAGCTTAGGGCGCAAATTTCTACAACTTGGATTCCATTATTTGGTAGGCGGCGTCTTTTTGAGGGTCCTGGCCGTACTTGCGGCTCCGCTTGCGCTTCGCCTTATGAGACACCGCTTCGCAGTTTCTCATCGCGCCGGCAAAATGGTTCACATTTTGTCGGGCTGCTCTTCCGGAGGGTCACAATTTGGATTCGACCACTTGGTAGGCGGCGTCTTTTTGAGGATCCTGGCCGTTTTTGATGTCATTATCGGAAATACTGACTGATTTATCTGGAGTAATTCCCTGCT
This window of the Candidatus Saccharimonadales bacterium genome carries:
- a CDS encoding CTP synthase; the encoded protein is MAARSGQTKYVFVTGGVLSGVGKGITAASIGTILKARGLSVNIQKCDPYLNFDAGTLNPAEHGECFVTRDGAETDLDLGHYERFLDTELTQSSSLMSGRIFSEVIAGERAGKYLGKTVQMIPHVTNHIQDTIAKTGKGFDVHIVEIGGTVGDYESIGFIEAIREMSQRVGPENCLFVHVVYIPFLGTSGEFKTKPAQNAVRELRGLGIVPDVLVARSEAKPPKSVLSKLSLFSGVDQDSIALMPNAKTIYEVPLSLEDAGIGDVIVESLGLRARKAELAEWRQVVRHALTDYKKSVRIGVIAKYIDNQDTYMSVFEALRAAAWANEVNIEILWLKAETLKTDKKERELLDTLDGILVPGGFGERGLEGKIMAAQYALNNKIPYLGLCLGLQMAVIAAARNAGLQEATTVELKPDSKYKLIDYMADQAGKKNTGGSMRLGDYACKIEPQSLARKTYGLSEIVERHRHRCECNNEYRDSYESWGIRASGLSPDGHLVEIIEAIDHPYFIATQAHPEFRSRPNRPHPLFAGLIRAALKK